The Populus alba chromosome 6, ASM523922v2, whole genome shotgun sequence genome contains a region encoding:
- the LOC118037009 gene encoding uncharacterized protein isoform X1 codes for MEKQAEIELRPEDRGDDYDAIVVGSGYGGSVAACRMSTAGIKVCLLEKGRRWKAEDFPTDIWKIMSAVRYQNQNLGIRFGPEDALFQLHEQNDSLAAVACGLGGGSLINAGVMLPTPIRARRNLKWPKEWERDWDVCESSAAAMLRIQSSSVKFPIAKVMGEIAEAEFEANIESSVKLSVNFDVEEPPSNPPRPEQINSCFACGNCLAGCPYNAKNSTDKNYLISAIQA; via the exons atggagaaacaagCAGAGATAGAACTAAGGCCTGAAGACAGAGGAGATGATTATGATGCTATTGTTGTGGGGTCTGGATATGGTGGTTCTGTTGCTGCTTGTCGAATGTCAACGGCGGGAATAAAGGTTTGTCTGCTAGAGAAAGGTCGGAGATGGAAAGCAGAGGATTTCCCAACTGACATCTGGAAGATTATGTCAGCTGTGAGGTATCAGAACCAGAACTTAGGCATCAGATTTGGACCAGAGGATGCTTTATTTCAG TTACATGAACAGAATGATTCTTTAGCAGCAGTGGCTTGTGGACTTGGTGGAGGTTCCCTCATCAATGCTGGAGTGATGCTGCCAACACCAATTCGTGCTAGAAGGAATCTAAAATGGCCAAAGGAATGGGAAAGAGATTGGGATGTTTGTGAGTCTTCTGCTGCAGCAATGCTGAGAATTCAAAGCAGTTCAGTCAAATTTCCTATAGCCAAAGTCATGGGAGAAATAGCTGAAGCAGAGTTTGAAGCAAATATTGAGAGTTCTGTAAAGCTAAGTGTGAATTTTGATGTTGAAGAACCTCCTTCTAATCCACCAAGGCCTGAGCAGATTAATAGCTGctttgcctgtggaaattgtcTTGCTGGGTGTCCTTACAACGCCAAAAATTCTACCGATAAAAACTATCTAATATCAGCAATACAGGCAT GA
- the LOC118037011 gene encoding uncharacterized protein, giving the protein MEKQAEIELRPEDRGDDYDAIVVGSGYGGSVAACRMSTARIRVCLLEKGRRWKAEDFPTDSWKIMSAVRYENQNLGLRFGPEDALFQLYEQNDSLAVVACGLGGGSLVNAGVMLPTPIRARRNLKWPKEWERDWDICESSAASKINVN; this is encoded by the exons atggagaaacaagCAGAGATAGAACTAAGGCCTGAAGACAGAGGAGATGATTATGATGCTATTGTTGTGGGGTCTGGATATGGTGGTTCTGTTGCTGCTTGTCGAATGTCAACGGCGAGAATAAGAGTTTGTCTGCTAGAGAAAGGTCGGAGATGGAAAGCAGAGGATTTCCCAACTGACAGCTGGAAGATTATGTCAGCTGTGAGGTATGAGAACCAGAACTTAGGCCTCAGATTTGGACCAGAGGATGCTTTATTTCAG TTATATGAACAGAATGATTCTTTAGCAGTAGTGGCTTGTGGACTTGGTGGAGGTTCCCTGGTCAATGCTGGAGTGATGCTGCCAACACCAATTCGTGCTAGAAGGAATCTAAAATGGCCAAAGGAATGGGAAAGGGATTGGGATATTTGTGAATCTTCTGCGGCAtctaaaataaatgtaaattaG
- the LOC118037009 gene encoding uncharacterized protein isoform X2, which produces MEKQAEIELRPEDRGDDYDAIVVGSGYGGSVAACRMSTAGIKVCLLEKGRRWKAEDFPTDIWKIMSAVRYQNQNLGIRFGPEDALFQNDSLAAVACGLGGGSLINAGVMLPTPIRARRNLKWPKEWERDWDVCESSAAAMLRIQSSSVKFPIAKVMGEIAEAEFEANIESSVKLSVNFDVEEPPSNPPRPEQINSCFACGNCLAGCPYNAKNSTDKNYLISAIQA; this is translated from the exons atggagaaacaagCAGAGATAGAACTAAGGCCTGAAGACAGAGGAGATGATTATGATGCTATTGTTGTGGGGTCTGGATATGGTGGTTCTGTTGCTGCTTGTCGAATGTCAACGGCGGGAATAAAGGTTTGTCTGCTAGAGAAAGGTCGGAGATGGAAAGCAGAGGATTTCCCAACTGACATCTGGAAGATTATGTCAGCTGTGAGGTATCAGAACCAGAACTTAGGCATCAGATTTGGACCAGAGGATGCTTTATTTCAG AATGATTCTTTAGCAGCAGTGGCTTGTGGACTTGGTGGAGGTTCCCTCATCAATGCTGGAGTGATGCTGCCAACACCAATTCGTGCTAGAAGGAATCTAAAATGGCCAAAGGAATGGGAAAGAGATTGGGATGTTTGTGAGTCTTCTGCTGCAGCAATGCTGAGAATTCAAAGCAGTTCAGTCAAATTTCCTATAGCCAAAGTCATGGGAGAAATAGCTGAAGCAGAGTTTGAAGCAAATATTGAGAGTTCTGTAAAGCTAAGTGTGAATTTTGATGTTGAAGAACCTCCTTCTAATCCACCAAGGCCTGAGCAGATTAATAGCTGctttgcctgtggaaattgtcTTGCTGGGTGTCCTTACAACGCCAAAAATTCTACCGATAAAAACTATCTAATATCAGCAATACAGGCAT GA